A section of the Pan paniscus chromosome 11, NHGRI_mPanPan1-v2.0_pri, whole genome shotgun sequence genome encodes:
- the CD274 gene encoding programmed cell death 1 ligand 1 isoform X2 yields MRIFAVFIFMTYWHLLNAFTVTVPKDLYVVEYGSNMTIECKFPVEKQLDLAALIVYWEMEDKNIIQFVHGEEDLKVQHSSYRQRARLLKDQLSLGNAALQITDVKLQDAGVYRCMISYGGADYKRITVKVNAPYNKINQRILVVDPVTSEHELTCQAEGYPKAEVIWTSSDHQVLSGKTTTTNSKREEKLFNVTSTLRINTTTNEIFYCTFRRLDPEENHTAELVIPELPLAHPPNERTHLVILGAILLCLGVALTFIFCLRKGRMMDVKKCGIQDTNSKKQSDTHLEET; encoded by the exons ATGAGGATATTTGCTGTCTTTATATTCATGACCTACTGGCATTTGCTGAACG caTTTACTGTCACGGTTCCCAAGGACCTATATGTGGTAGAGTATGGCAGCAATATGACAATTGAATGCAAATTCCCAGTAGAAAAACAATTAGACCTGGCTGCACTAATTGTCTATTGGGAAATGGAGGATAAGAACATTATTCAATTTGTGCATGGAGAGGAAGACCTGAAGGTTCAGCATAGTAGCTACAGACAGAGGGCCCGGCTGTTGAAGGACCAGCTCTCCCTGGGAAATGCTGCACTTCAGATCACAGATGTGAAATTGCAGGATGCAGGGGTTTACCGCTGCATGATCAGCTATGGTGGTGCCGATTACAAGCGAATTACTGTGAAAGTCAATG CCCCATACAACAAAATCAACCAAAGAATTTTGGTTGTGGATCCAGTCACCTCTGAACATGAACTGACATGTCAGGCTGAGGGCTACCCCAAGGCCGAAGTCATCTGGACAAGCAGTGACCATCAAGTCCTGAGTGGtaagaccaccaccaccaattcCAAGAGAGAGGAGAAGCTTTTCAATGTGACCAGCACACTGAGAATCAACACAACAACTAATGAGATTTTCTACTGCACTTTTAGGAGATTAGATCCTGAGGAAAACCATACAGCTGAATTGGTCATCCCAG aactaCCTCTGGCACATCCTCCAAATGAAAGGACTCACTTGGTAATTCTGGGAGCCATCTTATTATGCCTTGGTGTAGCACTGACATTCATCTTCTGTTTAAGAAAAG gGAGAATGATGGATGTGAAAAAATGTGGCATCCAAGATACAAACTCAAAGAAGCAAAGTG ATACACATTTGGAGGAGACGTAA
- the CD274 gene encoding programmed cell death 1 ligand 1 isoform X1, which yields MRIFAVFIFMTYWHLLNAFTVTVPKDLYVVEYGSNMTIECKFPVEKQLDLAALIVYWEMEDKNIIQFVHGEEDLKVQHSSYRQRARLLKDQLSLGNAALQITDVKLQDAGVYRCMISYGGADYKRITVKVNAPYNKINQRILVVDPVTSEHELTCQAEGYPKAEVIWTSSDHQVLSGKTTTTNSKREEKLFNVTSTLRINTTTNEIFYCTFRRLDPEENHTAELVIPELPLAHPPNERTHLVILGAILLCLGVALTFIFCLRKGRMMDVKKCGIQDTNSKKQSGKNIRRNWEVKGKGNKKLKQ from the exons ATGAGGATATTTGCTGTCTTTATATTCATGACCTACTGGCATTTGCTGAACG caTTTACTGTCACGGTTCCCAAGGACCTATATGTGGTAGAGTATGGCAGCAATATGACAATTGAATGCAAATTCCCAGTAGAAAAACAATTAGACCTGGCTGCACTAATTGTCTATTGGGAAATGGAGGATAAGAACATTATTCAATTTGTGCATGGAGAGGAAGACCTGAAGGTTCAGCATAGTAGCTACAGACAGAGGGCCCGGCTGTTGAAGGACCAGCTCTCCCTGGGAAATGCTGCACTTCAGATCACAGATGTGAAATTGCAGGATGCAGGGGTTTACCGCTGCATGATCAGCTATGGTGGTGCCGATTACAAGCGAATTACTGTGAAAGTCAATG CCCCATACAACAAAATCAACCAAAGAATTTTGGTTGTGGATCCAGTCACCTCTGAACATGAACTGACATGTCAGGCTGAGGGCTACCCCAAGGCCGAAGTCATCTGGACAAGCAGTGACCATCAAGTCCTGAGTGGtaagaccaccaccaccaattcCAAGAGAGAGGAGAAGCTTTTCAATGTGACCAGCACACTGAGAATCAACACAACAACTAATGAGATTTTCTACTGCACTTTTAGGAGATTAGATCCTGAGGAAAACCATACAGCTGAATTGGTCATCCCAG aactaCCTCTGGCACATCCTCCAAATGAAAGGACTCACTTGGTAATTCTGGGAGCCATCTTATTATGCCTTGGTGTAGCACTGACATTCATCTTCTGTTTAAGAAAAG gGAGAATGATGGATGTGAAAAAATGTGGCATCCAAGATACAAACTCAAAGAAGCAAAGTGGTAAGAATATCAGACGGAATTGGGAAGTAAaaggcaaaggaaacaaaaagctaAAGCAATAA